GAGGtcgttcaatttttttatgtgcCAGTGAATAGCTTGTTAGAACATCTGATGCTACTGGAGCTAATCACCAGTGAGAGGGTTGATATTGTTATAGTTAATATCAACAGATGCGCATTGTGCAAAATCTTTTAGTATAcccatttgtttttgttgattttcTGAGCAGAAATATTGTTGGACAATATGTTGAATGTAGATTTGCTTTTGCATTGTTAAGTATAGAATGAATTGGATGAGAATAGTTTTTGCACATGGGATTGGTACCATAAGAACAGATGAATAGTTATTGGCGATTGGTAATTTTGGATTATCAGTGGTTGAAATTCCCACTCAAATACTTTGGCCGTTTGTTTGtcttgaaaattttcttttctggTGTCAGTATATCTCTTATCTAACTTGGTGATTGGCCATTGTATTATCTTTACTTATAGTAACGAATCTGACTTGATTTTAGTGACCAACAAGGCTTACTCCTCGTGGTATTGCTTGTGCTAGACGAAGATAGAATGAATGACAAAAACAATGCGTCTTAAGTGGCCTTAATTTCTAATTTGTCTTTGGATTTAACAAAGCCTCCATATTTTATGTATCTAATTCAACAATAATTGTTGACTCACcaacttttagtaacttcccTTCCCATCTATGACTATGATGAAATCAAGAAAGGTGTTGCACTATTAAAccagaaaaggagaaaagagaGTCATTAAACGAGAAAAGGTGTTGCACtaataaattctaattaatcATATAAAGATTGCTATAGAGTATCAAAGAGAATGTTAacattttcttactttttttgtgtgtttggtCCTCTCAtaatcaaatatgttttttgttttattaaacaaaaatcatttagtaCCATCATACGTAACCTTCTATGATGCAATAATTTGTGAAAAATTgtataaagcaataatatattttaacaaattttccCCTAAACTATCTATTGTTTtacaatatttaattatgaaatgaagcattaagaatatataatgttaaataagataattaatCTCAtcgttatttttaaaaaatttattagtttttaatctTTACGTAATATTTTAAAACGCTTAAGTATTTCACAATTAAGGAATGCTTAGTCCATCATCATCTCCCTTCAGCTTTCTTACATGTTGACCTCAATAAACTCCTATTTTGTTACTTATATGGCAAGAAAATTTGAAGATATACGCAAAAATGTGAGGCTTGCCACAGCGGCGTTACTCCCTGCCCCACGCCACCCTCCTCACGCGCACCTTTCCCACGTGTTCCCAGTGACTTCACACGCAAACTGGCAATTCGCAACACGCGTCTCACAATCCTCACACGTGCAAGCTGTacctttcatttgttttttattttaaagtttttaaaacaaacagtaaccgataattaaaaataaaaaagtaaaaaagaatcttaCGTGGGAAAACCCGTATAGAATCtgccaggaaaaaaaaatgaaggccgaaaatgaaattgtaggtttttgcatttacttttttttgcgctggttttaattttgtaaaaaaatttcagaGAGAGTGAAAGCAAAATTTCTGGAGCAAGAAGAGAAAACCCATCTGAAACCCACACAGAATAcaaaacagagagagagagagagagagagagagagagagagagagagagagagagagagagagttagaGAGCGTTTGGTTAAATGTAATTCtcgtgagaaaaaaaattccacTTCAGAGATTTATTCTTTCGCCGCTTCAGATCACAGACAGAGAAAAAATTATGTGTTGATGtgctaatttattaattattcataaatgCAAAAGGATTGTATCAGATCCtcttaaatttcattttgtatATCCTTGAATTCGCATTCAGTTGGTGGTCGTTACGGCTAGTCGAAGCTCTGATTTTCCTGTTAATTCCAAGAGAGGTTTTTGCGACTCGAAACGACGTCGCATAAGACACTTTGCGCTTGATTATCATAAGCAATGGCTCAACGTTAGGGAAGCCTGAGCAATGCGACCAACGTGGTTTGGAAGGAAGAGGCAtgtcaattcatttcttgttagggtttttattcttattattcgGAATTTTTTCATCgatttttttgtataattctCTCGGATTTTTGCTTTCCGTTGCATTGATACAAGAACATTGGAGAACATGGGTTCCTTTTCTCGTAGCTAATTCAGTGTGTTTTAGGGTTTGATTTGTCAGTTGGAGGGATTTTGGGATTTGTAAGAGATTTTTGCTTTTTTGCGTCATTGGTTGACTGACTAGACCTGGCATTTTTAGTTGGTTCCAATTTTGCAATCACTGATTTAGTTTTCTGTGTTTTTACATGCTTGCTATTTATTGTTGCAAGTGATAGTTGTTAATGTGGTTTGAATTTCCTTTGTAGATGACACCAGTTTTGAGAGGAGTTTTCATATGCAAAGACCTCAATATAGAGTAATCACGATGTTCAAGAGAATATGGTGAGATATACAGGGTAATTCACAGCCTGTCCTATTTCTTCTCTTATTTCAAGCCGTTTTTGTAAATAGATCTGAAATAGTAACCTTATTTGGATCACATTATCTAATAAGTTTGTTTTCTCTCCATTATTTTCCTCTTCTTGCTTGATGGGACAATTGAATGCTTTTGATGATTGCGCAAGTTGCTTTGAGGGTCTGACTACTTTAGATGCTCAAATCTTGGTTACTCACAATTTTCTTGGAAACTGGAAAGTAGTTGCGTTCTTAAAGTTCTTCCATTAGTATTTTCTATATCTTCACTATCATACCATTATTTATGATTATGTTTTCCTCTCCTAAGTAGTAGAGCAATATAAACATTGGAAGCAACAACCAACAATCTTCCTTTTCTACTATTTTGTGACGCCGGTGTTTTAGTTAAGGTGCAAAATTTTTACAGTCGACTGGAGGGAGTCTTAGGCTTGTAAAATGAATTAGCAAGAGCTAATTTCCTTATAGTGGGAATCTGAATTGAaggttttatcttttttcttttttaaagcaTACTTTGTTTATTTTAGGTATCACTCAAATCTGGAAAGAAATTTGTCAAACATTCTATGATTCGGAACGCTGATATGAGACTCGAATCAGGGACTTGTAATGTGTGCTCAGCTGCTTGTTCATCTTGCATGCATCTTAACCAAGCTCTCATGGGGTCTAAGGCTGAAGAATTCTCTGATGAAAACTGTCGCTTAGGGGAGGCTAATCAGTATTGTAATGAGAGTGATAGATCTTCTCTTGGGAGCAGAGCTTGTGAAAGGTTGAAGCATGGTGTCAGTGAAACCAGTCACAGGCCTAGTGTTTCTTCCACTCAAGATTCTCTATCTGAAAATGCTGAGAACAGTCAAGCCTTATCAGAGAAGTATCAGGATTCCAAGTGTTTAGAAAGTCTAGATGATAGCACTTCATGTATCAGTAGGACCAGTAATGCTAATTTAGCGAGCAGTAGCTATCAAATAAATAcagacaaaataaatatatcttgTAGTTCAACTTCAGTTAGTCACTTAGTGGCAGAAGGATCTGGAAATGGGCCATCTGTTGACATGTCTAGTTTGTCAGAATGTTGTATGGAAAATGTTGACTCATCATTGACCAAAGAGAGAGTACCTATTATTGTTCCTGGCGAAAAATCTCTGGCAGATAAGGAAAACCTAAATAATGGTACAGCCAAGGTTTCTATAGAAATATGTCAAAAGTCAGAAGCAGATactgaaaataattttgatgttGCTGAAGATGTTGATCTTAAATTTTCTGCCCATGATGGACTGCATGAGAAGGTTGAGGAGCTGGTTAAATCACCTGGCAGGGCTGAACCTCAATCGGAAGATGAGAGTGATGAATCAGATGTTGTTGAGCATGATGTGAGTACAtttcctttcattattttagtttgtttttcatcaaaattaaacttgatGGAGATGAAAATGGGAGAAGTAAAATGTAATAGTTTGAAATTTGGATGAAGATAGATATATGCATGCTCAATTATTTTGAGGCCTGTGGTAATGCCAAACAATCAACCCAGTTTATAAATATTCCACATACTCCTTTTCATAATCTCTTTACCATAATTGTTGTTTTTCTTCTCGTAAACTTTTCTGATGTTGCTTATTGAGTTTGTTTCCCCTAATTGACTGGGAAATAGGTAAAAGTATGTGACATCTGTGGAGATGCTGGTCGTGAGGATCTACTTGCCATATGTAGTAGGTGCAGTGATGGTGCAGAACACACGTATGTTCAAGATCCTTTTATATTACCTCTTCTTATCTTCTATCACATTTTTGCATGGTTCTTTTTAGCTAAAATGAAACTTAACATTATCTATGAATAGCTACTGCATGCGGGAAATGCTTGAGAAGGTCCCTGAAGGGGACTGGTTATGTGAAGAATGCAAGTGTGCGGAGGAGACTGCAAATCAAAAGCTAGGTAAGTTTGAGGTTGTTTCTATacagcattttttattttttaaaaaattgtgcaTGATATTGAAAATGAGTGTCCTTCAATCTGTGAAATTCTGCAGCCTTTATTATTACTGTAGTTTgggtagcacaagttttcaagagCCCATATCGGTGCTgacaaatttgtgaaatttaatTGTGGTTTagatattgaagaaaaaaaaaatcatgaagttCGTTCAACTTCACGAATTTCTGGCAAAAGACCTTCTCAAAGCATGGAAATAGCTACAGCAGCAAAAAGGCAAGCTCTTGGATCGAGCACAGGATCACCAAAGGCATCAAGCCCCAAGAGAATAGTCCCACTGTTGCGGGAATCTTCATTCAAGAGCATGGATAAAGGAAAGATGAAATCTGGTCAACAGATCCCCATGTGTAACCACCTCGGTGGCAATGACACAGAACTTGCCCGTTCTCTATCCACTGTCCCTCGGGGTCAAAATGCAAGGAGTATGGATTTATTTGACATCTATTGAGCTTCATTACAATGTTctactttattttctttgttcctTTGATCCTTATAAGCAGCTATGGATTCCATGGCAAACATATCTTGTCTCCTATTTCCCTGAGTTTCATCTTTTCGTTTATTTAAAGCCTGATTTTTTGTTCCTATGAATAGGTACATTGCTGAAATCTAATTCATTCAACAACTTCAATTCCAAGCCAAGAGTCAAACTTGTTGATGAAGTTATTCCCCAAAAGCAGAAAGGGGGTGTTGAACATATTTCTAAGAATATGGAGACACCTGCTGGAATGATAAGCAAATCAATGTCATTCAAATCCTCGAATTTGGGTCGTTCAATTGCTGTTGAATCAAAAGTTAAAATGATGTCTTCTAAACCTGGAACTGCTCGGGATTTGAAAGCATCAAGACATACAAAAGATTCTGCTTCATTTGACAGGAAATTTCTGTCTAAGATTGATCGACCTGTCATTTGTTCAACCATGGTTAGTTCTGTTGTTTCCACATCAAAGGGTGATCAGAAGCTTACACCGCATGGCGAAACTGCTAAACCTTCTACAGTCAACAACAATCGAGAGTTTAAGGTCAACCAAGATGGAAAATTATATTCATCATCGAAATCTATCAATAATACAAGCAGTAAAAGTCCAGAACCTCAAGTTAGTTCAGGTGTGACTGTGATCTCGATTGGAAGCATATTAttcttgttatattattttaatttttcaacctTCTTTTAAATGGTTCAGTTAGCTGCTTTTGAAATTTCAGTTTTCTATGTGGTAACAGCATTTTCTATGaatttttctcatattttaattttagtaggAACATCTTCCAATGATGGATTTTGTGCTTGGAACTAAGTGGACTATGTTTTCTGCAAAGATGATTTCTTATTTAgttattgttttgaattttgcagATAGAACATCAACAAGTGTCGATGAAACTCAACAGGATAGGCTGCCTCGATCACAAGATACAGCTAATCAGGTTGACAAAACTAAAGATAGTTCTAGTGATCATGTGACATCAGGTGTTACTAATGCTTCAAAAAGCTCATTCTGTCGTAAATGTAAGGATTTTGGCCATGCTACAGAATGTTGTACAGTTAGTGGTACGCAGGAATTTGGTGCTGAATCATCAGTCATTGCCACAAGTAGTTCAAAAGATGAGATGCATGAGGGAAATAGATTGAAAGCTGCAATCCAGGCAGCTTTGCTTAGAAGGCCTGAAATACACAAGAGGAAAGAAGCTCCTGACCAAACTAATGAGTTTCCTACATCAAGCACTGGTTTGAAACGAGAAGTCACTTCTCAAAAGCAAGTGTTGGTTTCCAGCACTTTGAAGAATGGTATATCTGCTGAAGAAAGCAATATGAAGCAGGAAATCATTGAGAATTCTACATTTGAAACCTCCAAATGTCCATCTGCCAATGATCTGAAACAACTTGAATTTTGTAGAACTGATGTTTGCTCTCAGCTGAGAAAGTCGGATTCTGCTGGTCCCACTTCTGGAAAGCCTGTAGTGAGAGACGACTTTCCCAATAATGCCATGGAAATATCAAGTATTCTTTCAAAGATGTCAGTCATTCCAGAATATGAGTGCATCTGGCAGTATGTAACATCTTACGATGAGCTAGTTTATCTTTTGTTCTGGATTGCTCTTGTTGTATTACTGTTCATGTTTTGCCATCAAGTGTGTTTTATGAGTTTTGTTGTTCATGCAGGGGTGTCTTTGTGGTGCATAGAAATGGAATGCCTCCTGACTTGTATACTGGAATTCAAGCACATTTATCTGCATGTGCTtcccctaaggttcatgaggtAGTGAAGAAATTTTTACCTGAAGTTTCGCTAAATGAAGTTTCTCGTTTGAGCGTATGGCCTTCACAATTTCATCAAGGTGGTGCTAAGGAAGATAATATTGCTCTTTACTTCTTTGCCAGAGACATTGAAAGGCAAGAATATGAATATCACTCTTCTATTGAGAGTAGGCTTTGAAATGCAAACATATTTCTTTGTTTCCTATCTtgtaattattttccttttttaaccaTTTTCTATTACAGTTATGAGAGGTACTACAAGGGTCTATTGGATCACATGATTAGAAATGATTTAGCTCTTAGGGGGACTTTTGATGGTGTTGAACTTCTCATATTTGCATCTAATCAGCTTCTGGAAGATTCACAACGTAAGAAATTATTCTAGACTGTTGCTAAACAATCCCTGATAGTAGGTAGCTTGCACATGATGTGTCTGGGTTTGGTGTTGGGTTGAAGTTTATGCCTGCATTAATGTTCAAATTCTCTAGAAATTAAGTTCATATGCAATTTTGCAATGTCTTGGACAAAGACAATGGAAATTGTATCTTACAAAGAGTTGCTTACATTTGTTTTATAttgtattttagatttttttttgttataaatgatATAGCTATTTGTGGAGACTTTTCTGTATTTATACCTGATGCTGGTTGGTAATGCCCCCATTCATTTTGAATTAGAATtctatatgttattttataagaTGTTGGAATTCTTAACACGACTCATCTGGATGAAATACATGAAGGTCATAAAGACTGGTAGTGCTTTATACTGAATTTGGTTTTGGACTGAAGTGATGATTTGTTGTGCATCTAGTTGGCATTTGCTTGTTGATAGTGTTATGCTTTGGCCTGTGAATTTTCTCCCTTTTGGTCATTGGTGGAGTGTGCTCGCTGCTCAGTTTGGGCTGCTTGACAGTTTACTTGCATGAAATTATAAATGCTCATCTATGTAGCAaggtttttcttaataaaaaaatcaattgcttAAACCGTCTTGCAGGTTGGAATATGTTATTTTTCCTATGGGGTATATTCAGAGGGAGGAGGATCAATCACTTGGATTCCACAAAAAAGATATGTATTCCCAGTTTGAATGTGATGCCAAATGAGAAAGATTTTCCAACTGCTGTAATGACTTTGTCTGAAACTCAGTGTTCACCTAAGCACATGGATAAAGAGTCCATTGACCAAGGTCACAATATGGTTAGTAGGAATTTTGATGGCAAAGAAACTATTTTTGACCAGACACATTTGGGTTTACAAGTAAACTTAGAGAGACAAGACACTAGAATCAACACCAAATCTACATTAGGGATTCCGACCATCAGTACACAAATTTGTCAAGAAGTGAATTCCACTGGTTCGTCCCTGGTAatgtttttatccttaaatatgTTGCTTGATAGATTCAAGAGTTTCTGTTTGCCATTTGATAAAGATCTGCTTACATTCTGTCAATATTGTGACCTGAACTTCTTCTGTAATAATTGAGTTAgaaattctattttgatcttttgGATTGTATAGAGTATAGACTATGTACagattagtttttataaattgttttatgCTTGGATGATTCTACAATGAGGTTAAGTTGTTAATTATATAAACTTGCCcatcattcaattattatacACAAGGAAAGATTAAAACATAGTAAAACAGGAAAATGCTACTATGAGATTTCATGTTAACCACTTTTTAGGAGGAGAGAAAACAAGTTATAAGTGTTTTATGAAGTGTCCTGCTGCTATTCatctcattgttttttttttaatatttttggtttGTGCAGAGAGACAGTGTACCAAAGCATCGACAATACATAAAGTCTAAACCTCCTGAAGCAATGGGAACTAGTGTAAGTAGTAGGATTGTGGAAACAAAAACTAATCATGATATTTCTGTTAAGCAAGAGAACTCTTTGTCTTCGGGGATCCATTCCGTTGGTTGCCAAGAGATAGATACTGCAAGCAATATCAGTAAGGATAAAATTTTGGACAGAACAAACAATGGTGAGAATCAGCAAAGGCCTAAACGGAAACAGATGGAAGATGATCTCGATATTAACGTGGAGGCAACGTTTCAGAGAGACCTGACTGTGAAAGCCGTCAACTGTCAGCTACCTAATGATAAAAAAGTTAAGCATATAGATCTTTCAGATACAGTTGTGGAGGCTTCTGCAGTTAGTTGTCAGAAAATGCCTTGGAATGAGGTAAATGGCAAATTTGAAGACAGAGAAAGTTATAGCAGGGAGCTGCGAACAAGTTTTGGTGGAATTCACGGATGTTATGATTCTGGAGCCTGGGAATCTTTTAATGGTAGTTCTGCATCACTTGTAAATGATCTTGGTTCCTGTTCTTTAGGGGAGGACAAACGGTGTAAAGAAccttgtgatgagaaaatcatcCACGAGGACTTTGGAGCGATGGAAAGAACCTTCTTTCCTGTTGATACTCGTAAAAAAAATGACTTGGGGATGGTGCTGAATAGCGAGTCACTGAATGAACCTCGTGAGTACGTGGACCAAGTTCAAGTTGGGATTCCAAATCTAGAGCTTGGTTTGGGGGGTGAAACGAAACCCTCACACAAGGGTATGCTGCCTTTCTTTGTTGGTGCGGTTCACAAGAAAAATAACCAGGAAAAGATTCCAGAAATATTGACATACGAGCGAGAGGATGAGAACGTTGCTGCATCTCTTTCCCTGTCTCTATCTTTTCCATCTTCAAACAAGGAACACGTCAAACCTGTTCCAAAAGCTGAGCCTTTGCCGGGTGGGCATAATGTGAATTCGCCGTATCTTCTTTTTAGGAGATTCACGGACAAATAAATATGCTGAGTTGCTAGTTCTAAACATGTACATTATCTTGTTCCATCATGTATGTAATCGTCCAGTGAGTCCTTATACAAAGGAGACGTCCAACTGTTCATGTGCCCAGCAAAATAgtataagttttttctttttacttctttGTTAAATACATGCTTTTGTACTGTCTTTTTGGTTTCAGAACGCATAGCTACGGCTATTTGTATATAGAGAGAATTTCAGCCGATATAATTTCATTAATGTTAGGACATTGCGGATGACTATTTTTTATGACAGGGTTTCCTTTGTTCCTTGCTTCATCATCGCTCTTTCCAGTTGTAATTAATGAGCACTAAGTGAATTTGTTTACTAAATTTTTCTGTTACGTTGACCGCGTAGAATCACTGCATGATATTGAAGTCTGTTGGTTCTAGGTATCATCATGTCCGACCTGAAATTAGGCTATTGTGAGCAAATTTTTGTATTCATTCTCCAACGTCACCCTATTTTTTctaatctctttatttttcatcacGTCTTTTATCATATCTTTCActtgctcttttttttgttacctttcctttcttatttctctctttcctcCTCTTATTCACTTAATTCTTTTGGTGTAGATGTTGAACTTTTTCCTATACTTTAATGCTGTCATGCTGTTCTTGGAAAGAGAGGACCAagcattaaacaaaaaaaaaaagataagccAACTTAATTCTGCAATTGATGATGTTTCTTCACGTTTGAGAGGTGGCAAAAACGTACCTTCTGCATAGCTCGGAAGTGATCCCGTAAGTGGAAGCTTAGCATGTGAGGtctttcctgttgatttttgtttgttgctCTGATGTCGGTGATACTATTAAGAAATTGATGATTATCTTTTCCAcacagtttttattttattttatttcaattctgTTTTGCCGGACTATTCTGCACTATTTCCTTCCCCTCCCCCCTCCTTTCCCCTACTTCAATTGTGAATTAGTGTGGGTGAGTAATTGGATTTGAAGAGAAATTTAGTTAGTATTTGAAAAACTTctctaaaaaataagtttatgaTCAAACTTAATATAAAACTACTAATAACGCAggacatttgtttttgttttactatAACGTGCTTTTAATTCTTAAGGACACTAATAGCATGTTTAGATTCACTTTTTAGACGTGATTTTTAACATGTCAGATGTAAGAAATAGTTATAAACAAGTGCGTATTTGATTCAGTATCTCGGACCcatattttatgaataattaagtCAATTGatacaaaaacaattatttattgatCTGCTTTGGTAATGTGCGTCCAAACCGATCAGGCAGGGATTCAAACATGGGGAAAGTCACATTTGGTTGAAACCAATTAccgatgattttatttatttattgtgcaAGGGTTTGGCCCTTTTTCTGAACAAGTTCATAAATCTTATCTATATTCTTTATGGTTCcgaaagtaaatatttatttccagttttttttttcttttctattttttaacagCAAATTGtagttgttaatatttttagtttttatcatcAAAGAAGTTGAGTTGTTTTCTATGATTTGATAATTATTGATAACTGAGATTCGTATGATTTGTTATTTCCGTTAATccatgcacatttttttttctctgttgtCCTTCTAGACTTGTGCATTCCTAACATTGCATTTTGTATATACAGGGAACAGGGAAAACAATAGTAATTAGTGTAGGAGCTGAACCTATTTTGCCAGTAGGTCTTTTTGCCATTCTGCATGGTAGAACTTTGAAAGGTACTCTTTTTGGAGGGCTAAAAGCCGTATCAGACCTTTCAATTGTAGCTGAGAAATGCCAGAAAAAGGTTATCCTCTAGACATTTAATCGTAACGGATTCACTTGTCTATGTTTTTTAATCCTGGTGTTCAAGTGTCTAATAATGATGATGGTGGACTTTAACAGGAATTTCCTCTTCAAGAACTCTTCACCCATGAAGTCACATTGGCCGATATAAACAAAGCATTTGAGCTAGTAAAACAACCCAATTGTGTCAAAGTTGTCATCAATATGTCATAGTAGCAATTGTTTCTAGTGAAACAACCCAATGGTGTGTCTCAGTGTGagtgttatttatttcattctatTTTCTCTGGagcttttatttatatttaaaataaatgaggtGGTGGTCCCGTAAATTTCGAGTGGGCACACGTAAGTTTCTGAATTCATCATAACTTCTTTTCAAATATAAACTTCAGTTCAATGGAACGTGAAAtgttcaaaaagatattttaaatgtggttgcaaaatatttattttctccttttccttttatctgaTCGATTTGGTTAAAAACAACAACTAAAAGTATATACGATACAGTATAAGTGAGTTAGGTCTACGGCTTTATAGATGGCGTATATTTGATTCTTGTATAGATTTCAGGAAGAAAGTCAATATTTCCCTCATAACTTGAAGAGAGACAGgggagttaaaaattaaaacattgtaATGGATTATGCTCACCTGTAAGACGAGTTCTTCTTAAATATCCATCAATATAGCTCGAAGAGAGACGGAGTACTaattaaagtttatttgttatttattgtgcaacaatataaataaaagttaaaaagtaatataaaacaaaaaatactcaCTTTCTTAGCTTGGATCAGTACATGTTTACATTTTTGGTGTGCACCATGTTTAACGTGcttaagaaattcaattttgtttgCTGGTTATGGactagatttaattattttgagagaAATCATTACTTattaaagagtttttttttatttttttagaaagttaacgaaaaaattattattttgtagaCGCGGGTTTGGACCATTCTGTCAACCTGAACTTTTCTAACCTATGAAGAAAAGTTTTTGTTATATCcactcccctttttttttgccaagtacacttccctttccctttttcAAAAGTCAAATTACGTAAATGacctttttctttcaaaatctcACGCTGAGACACTCCCCTTGTATTTTATCCCATTCTTCTTCCCCAAATTTGTTTGCTCGCTCACGGCAGAGGCACTCCCCCTCTCGGTAAAGTCATTTTGTGGGTGCTGCAAGCCCTCTTAAACCCTAGCATGTTGGGTTTCAATTTGAAACCACAACCAACAAAGTTTTTGTCAATTCAGCGAGACAAATAGCTTCTTCTGCATTGGGTTCCTATCTGCACCACCCGAAGTTATTCATCCCAATTTAATTCACCATTTACGTCATCATATCGTGAATTCTCTAATTGCTCACTAAACGACACTGTGAATACTGAATAGGGAAAACTTAACTCCTTTGCCTATTCTCCCTCTTCCTCTCTGACGACCTGTGACGTCACCGTGAACATCCAATACAAtggtttttggaaaatgtgtttaTTTGTAAATTACAGAATGTAGTTTTtggaatattatattttgtaatcTGGCAAGTACTTTccaaaatagaaaatttgatTGACAACTCACAACTCACAACTCACAACTCACAACTCACGT
Above is a window of Glycine soja cultivar W05 chromosome 12, ASM419377v2, whole genome shotgun sequence DNA encoding:
- the LOC114378575 gene encoding uncharacterized protein LOC114378575 isoform X3 → MHLNQALMGSKAEEFSDENCRLGEANQYCNESDRSSLGSRACERLKHGVSETSHRPSVSSTQDSLSENAENSQALSEKYQDSKCLESLDDSTSCISRTSNANLASSSYQINTDKINISCSSTSVSHLVAEGSGNGPSVDMSSLSECCMENVDSSLTKERVPIIVPGEKSLADKENLNNGTAKVSIEICQKSEADTENNFDVAEDVDLKFSAHDGLHEKVEELVKSPGRAEPQSEDESDESDVVEHDVKVCDICGDAGREDLLAICSRCSDGAEHTYCMREMLEKVPEGDWLCEECKCAEETANQKLDIEEKKNHEVRSTSRISGKRPSQSMEIATAAKRQALGSSTGSPKASSPKRIVPLLRESSFKSMDKGKMKSGQQIPMCNHLGGNDTELARSLSTVPRGQNARSTLLKSNSFNNFNSKPRVKLVDEVIPQKQKGGVEHISKNMETPAGMISKSMSFKSSNLGRSIAVESKVKMMSSKPGTARDLKASRHTKDSASFDRKFLSKIDRPVICSTMVSSVVSTSKGDQKLTPHGETAKPSTVNNNREFKVNQDGKLYSSSKSINNTSSKSPEPQVSSDRTSTSVDETQQDRLPRSQDTANQVDKTKDSSSDHVTSGVTNASKSSFCRKCKDFGHATECCTVSGTQEFGAESSVIATSSSKDEMHEGNRLKAAIQAALLRRPEIHKRKEAPDQTNEFPTSSTGLKREVTSQKQVLVSSTLKNGISAEESNMKQEIIENSTFETSKCPSANDLKQLEFCRTDVCSQLRKSDSAGPTSGKPVVRDDFPNNAMEISSILSKMSVIPEYECIWQGVFVVHRNGMPPDLYTGIQAHLSACASPKVHEVVKKFLPEVSLNEVSRLSVWPSQFHQGGAKEDNIALYFFARDIESYERYYKGLLDHMIRNDLALRGTFDGVELLIFASNQLLEDSQRWNMLFFLWGIFRGRRINHLDSTKKICIPSLNVMPNEKDFPTAVMTLSETQCSPKHMDKESIDQGHNMVSRNFDGKETIFDQTHLGLQVNLERQDTRINTKSTLGIPTISTQICQEVNSTGSSLRDSVPKHRQYIKSKPPEAMGTSVSSRIVETKTNHDISVKQENSLSSGIHSVGCQEIDTASNISKDKILDRTNNGENQQRPKRKQMEDDLDINVEATFQRDLTVKAVNCQLPNDKKVKHIDLSDTVVEASAVSCQKMPWNEVNGKFEDRESYSRELRTSFGGIHGCYDSGAWESFNGSSASLVNDLGSCSLGEDKRCKEPCDEKIIHEDFGAMERTFFPVDTRKKNDLGMVLNSESLNEPREYVDQVQVGIPNLELGLGGETKPSHKGMLPFFVGAVHKKNNQEKIPEILTYEREDENVAASLSLSLSFPSSNKEHVKPVPKAEPLPGGHNVNSPYLLFRRFTDK